The following are encoded in a window of Panicum virgatum strain AP13 chromosome 5N, P.virgatum_v5, whole genome shotgun sequence genomic DNA:
- the LOC120673348 gene encoding uncharacterized protein LOC120673348 isoform X2, translating into MGKRFASIAYAESPSSGLELGWTIKDLSFLNDMDGDNEIWMNMQWMKQTLLLCRYSVLRFQFGAVRATPIQSCGHFNQSRTCHKRPAVRTALLLLDLLYRSRTFWGLEMFACRKSHAQECCSLEEFLAGRDGGWNMPMYSWMIKFRVE; encoded by the exons ATGGGGAAGAGGTTTGCTTCAATTGCATATGCTGAAAGCCCTAGTTCAGGCTTGGAACTTGGCTGGACAATAAAAG ATCTCTCATTCTTGAACGACATGGATGGGGATAATGAGATCTGGATGAACATGCAATGGATGAAACAGACTCTTTTGTTATGTCGCTACTCAGTGTTGAG ATTTCAGTTTGGTGCTGTGAGAGCTACTCCAATCCAATCTTGTGGACATTTCAACCAATCCAGGACTTGCCACAA AAGGCCGGCCGTGAGGACTGCTTTGCTGTTGCTGGACTTGCTTTACCGGAGTCGCACGTTCTGGGGCCTGGAAATGTTTGCTTGCCGGAAATCGCATGCGCAGGAGTGCTGTAGCCTGGAGGAGTTCCTTGCTGGCAGAGATGGCGGGTGGAACATGCCCATGTATAGCTGGATGATTAAATTTAGAGTAGAGTGA
- the LOC120673348 gene encoding uncharacterized protein LOC120673348 isoform X1 — MMGELVEMHREFVRYYGPDTDVLLKWMEGEKLNELRSVLQKAVTEDEGKDLTSLMPLYRKQKNACRQYSLLNMGKRFASIAYAESPSSGLELGWTIKDLSFLNDMDGDNEIWMNMQWMKQTLLLCRYSVLRFQFGAVRATPIQSCGHFNQSRTCHKRPAVRTALLLLDLLYRSRTFWGLEMFACRKSHAQECCSLEEFLAGRDGGWNMPMYSWMIKFRVE, encoded by the exons ATGATGGGGGAGCTTGTGGAGATGCACCGTGAATTTGTAAGGTACTATGGGCCAGATACGGATGTGTTGCTCAAGTGGATGGAAGGGGAGAAACTCAATGAACTCCGGTCAGTGTTGCAAAAGGCAGTGACTGAAGATGAGGGGAAGGATTTAACTTCGCTGATGCCTCTATACAG GAAACAGAAGAATGCATGCAGACAATACAGCCTGTTAAATATGGGGAAGAGGTTTGCTTCAATTGCATATGCTGAAAGCCCTAGTTCAGGCTTGGAACTTGGCTGGACAATAAAAG ATCTCTCATTCTTGAACGACATGGATGGGGATAATGAGATCTGGATGAACATGCAATGGATGAAACAGACTCTTTTGTTATGTCGCTACTCAGTGTTGAG ATTTCAGTTTGGTGCTGTGAGAGCTACTCCAATCCAATCTTGTGGACATTTCAACCAATCCAGGACTTGCCACAA AAGGCCGGCCGTGAGGACTGCTTTGCTGTTGCTGGACTTGCTTTACCGGAGTCGCACGTTCTGGGGCCTGGAAATGTTTGCTTGCCGGAAATCGCATGCGCAGGAGTGCTGTAGCCTGGAGGAGTTCCTTGCTGGCAGAGATGGCGGGTGGAACATGCCCATGTATAGCTGGATGATTAAATTTAGAGTAGAGTGA